A stretch of Myceligenerans xiligouense DNA encodes these proteins:
- a CDS encoding MFS transporter translates to MLYLNAASRAVFAVFAASGFAFASWAARLPAVRDHLDLSESQMGLLLLTAAIGSVAAIPLSGLIVQRIGTARTVLVFAVLMTSGIALGAFGAVWDQELVVRAGMVLGGVGAGVWDAAMNLEGAAVEKALGRSIMPTYHAGFSFGTVLGAGVGAGVAFLGVPLHWHLVGTGVAALTSVVVAVRYFLPESSVRTTGGAPGGTSADGTDMNVDPASSTPAAGTTTGLRGMLGAWREPRTLAIGLVVLAAALTEGVANDWVGLAVVDGFGVTNGMGAVGLAVFLVFMTVMRLAGTRAIDRFGRVPMLRVTLLLAIVGVTIFALVPWLWLALVGVALWGMGAALGFPMGMSASSDDPERAPMRLAAASTIGYGAFFIGPPLIGFLADHTGYRLAVLVLAVPTILGLVVSASIREPAGEPATR, encoded by the coding sequence GTGCTCTACCTCAACGCAGCGTCCCGCGCCGTCTTCGCCGTATTCGCCGCCAGCGGTTTCGCCTTCGCGAGCTGGGCGGCGCGGCTGCCTGCCGTCCGTGACCACCTGGACCTGTCCGAGTCCCAGATGGGTCTCCTGCTGCTGACCGCGGCCATCGGGTCGGTCGCCGCGATCCCCCTGTCCGGTCTCATCGTCCAGCGGATCGGCACCGCGCGCACGGTGCTCGTCTTCGCCGTGCTGATGACGTCAGGAATCGCGTTGGGGGCGTTCGGGGCGGTGTGGGACCAGGAGCTCGTCGTCCGCGCCGGGATGGTCCTCGGGGGTGTCGGTGCCGGCGTGTGGGACGCCGCGATGAACCTCGAGGGCGCGGCGGTCGAGAAGGCGCTCGGCCGGTCGATCATGCCGACCTACCACGCGGGGTTCTCGTTCGGCACCGTGCTCGGCGCCGGGGTCGGCGCGGGAGTCGCGTTCCTCGGGGTGCCGCTGCACTGGCACCTGGTCGGGACGGGTGTGGCGGCGCTGACGTCCGTCGTCGTCGCCGTGCGGTACTTCCTGCCCGAGTCCTCCGTGCGAACCACCGGTGGCGCACCGGGGGGAACCTCGGCGGACGGCACGGACATGAACGTGGACCCCGCGTCCAGCACGCCGGCGGCCGGAACGACCACCGGCCTGCGGGGCATGCTCGGTGCGTGGCGCGAGCCGCGCACCCTCGCCATCGGCCTCGTCGTCCTGGCCGCGGCCCTGACGGAGGGCGTCGCGAACGACTGGGTCGGGCTCGCCGTCGTGGACGGGTTCGGCGTCACGAACGGTATGGGGGCCGTGGGGCTGGCCGTGTTCCTCGTGTTCATGACGGTGATGCGGCTGGCGGGGACGCGCGCGATCGACAGGTTCGGTCGTGTGCCGATGCTGCGGGTGACCCTGTTGCTCGCGATCGTCGGCGTGACCATCTTCGCGCTGGTGCCATGGCTGTGGCTCGCGCTGGTGGGGGTGGCGCTCTGGGGCATGGGCGCGGCGCTCGGCTTCCCGATGGGGATGTCGGCGTCGTCGGACGACCCCGAGCGTGCGCCGATGCGGCTGGCCGCGGCGTCGACGATCGGCTACGGGGCGTTCTTCATCGGCCCGCCGCTGATCGGCTTCCTGGCCGACCACACCGGGTACCGGCTGGCGGTCCTCGTCCTCGCGGTCCCGACGATCCTCGGCCTGGTGGTCTCCGCGTCGATCAGGGAGCCGGCCGGCGAACCCGCGACCCGGTGA
- a CDS encoding adenosine deaminase — MRDLALLPKAHLHLHFTGSMRVGTLVDLAAKYRVSLPAALTDGDPLQLPATERGWFRFQRLYDAARKCVRSEDDMRRIVDEAAADDAAEGSRRLEIQVDPTSYAPFTGGITPAVELVIDAARRASADHGIEVGVIVAASRMKHPLDARTLARLAARYAGDGVGDVVGFGLSNDERRGDTSGFARAFEIARRAGLAAVPHGGELLGPDHIAVVLRDLEPDRLGHGVRAAESDRLLEKIVDRGVALEVCPASNVSLGVYHDAEEVPLRRLVDAGARIALGADDPLLFGSRLLAQYETARNVHGFSDAELAGLAGSSIRASRASESTKERLLDDVEAWLAAPDPGVDAGQGRFGRNQDEPVTVV; from the coding sequence ATGCGAGACCTGGCGCTCCTTCCGAAGGCCCACCTACACCTCCATTTCACGGGATCCATGCGAGTCGGGACGCTCGTCGACCTGGCGGCGAAGTATCGGGTCAGTCTCCCGGCGGCGTTGACCGACGGCGATCCGCTGCAGCTCCCGGCGACCGAGCGCGGCTGGTTCCGCTTCCAGCGCCTGTACGACGCCGCACGCAAGTGCGTCCGTTCCGAGGACGACATGCGCCGCATCGTCGACGAGGCCGCGGCCGACGACGCCGCCGAGGGCTCACGACGGTTGGAGATCCAGGTGGATCCGACGTCGTACGCGCCGTTCACCGGCGGGATCACGCCGGCCGTGGAACTCGTCATCGACGCCGCGCGCCGCGCGAGCGCCGATCACGGCATCGAGGTCGGGGTGATCGTCGCCGCCTCGCGCATGAAGCACCCGCTCGACGCCCGTACGCTCGCCCGGCTCGCCGCGCGCTACGCGGGCGACGGCGTCGGCGACGTCGTCGGCTTCGGGTTGTCGAACGACGAGCGCCGCGGGGACACGAGCGGGTTCGCCCGCGCCTTCGAGATCGCCCGCCGCGCCGGCCTCGCGGCCGTGCCGCACGGCGGCGAGCTGCTCGGCCCCGACCACATCGCCGTGGTGCTGCGCGATCTGGAGCCCGACCGCCTCGGACACGGCGTGCGTGCCGCCGAGAGCGACCGGCTGCTGGAGAAGATCGTCGACCGCGGGGTCGCCCTGGAGGTGTGCCCCGCCTCGAACGTGAGTCTCGGCGTCTATCACGACGCCGAGGAGGTCCCTCTGCGCCGGCTGGTCGACGCCGGAGCACGGATCGCGCTCGGCGCCGACGATCCGCTGCTCTTCGGCTCACGGCTGCTGGCGCAGTACGAGACGGCCCGGAACGTGCACGGATTCTCGGACGCGGAACTCGCGGGGCTGGCGGGCTCGTCGATCCGGGCGAGCCGCGCGTCGGAGTCCACGAAGGAACGCCTGCTCGACGACGTGGAGGCCTGGCTGGCGGCCCCCGATCCGGGAGTCGACGCAGGTCAGGGTAGATTTGGCCGCAATCAGGACGAGCCGGTCACGGTTGTGTGA
- a CDS encoding matrixin family metalloprotease: protein MRRVARTLFTLTVFAVVAALLITVGLPQLRQVLGLEQQASMEPFVWRPDGSGDAGLRPRIDGVPIPSVPEDARPERVLPAVDPGPGGAHAFEHLADDGTPVRHDPCRPLHYVVRTDGMPAAVLAEIRDAVERVEQASGLRFEEDGATQEGPVERRKPIQPERYGDRWAPLLITWAGADEVPALDRDVAGLGGATMVTVDGAPRLVTGAVTLNEDVLDRWLYTPGGRDYIETVAVHELGHALGLEHVDDPTQVMYPEGSLDVRDLGDGDREGLALAGRGECHTDT from the coding sequence ATGCGACGAGTCGCCCGCACGCTGTTCACGCTCACCGTCTTCGCCGTCGTGGCCGCGCTGCTGATCACTGTCGGCCTGCCCCAGTTGCGGCAGGTCCTCGGTCTCGAACAGCAGGCCTCGATGGAGCCGTTCGTCTGGCGCCCCGACGGCTCCGGGGACGCCGGGCTCCGCCCGCGGATCGACGGCGTCCCGATCCCGTCCGTTCCCGAGGACGCGCGTCCCGAGCGCGTCCTCCCGGCCGTCGACCCGGGCCCGGGCGGAGCCCACGCCTTTGAGCACCTGGCCGACGACGGCACCCCGGTGCGCCACGACCCCTGCCGCCCGCTGCACTACGTGGTGCGCACCGACGGTATGCCGGCCGCCGTGCTGGCCGAGATCCGCGACGCCGTCGAGCGGGTGGAACAGGCGAGCGGCCTGCGGTTCGAGGAGGACGGCGCCACGCAGGAAGGGCCTGTCGAGCGGCGGAAACCGATCCAGCCGGAAAGATACGGCGACCGCTGGGCCCCGCTGCTGATCACGTGGGCCGGGGCCGACGAGGTGCCGGCGCTCGACCGCGACGTGGCCGGGCTCGGTGGCGCGACGATGGTGACCGTCGACGGTGCGCCCCGGCTGGTCACGGGCGCGGTGACCCTGAACGAGGACGTCCTGGACCGATGGCTGTACACGCCCGGAGGGCGGGACTACATCGAGACGGTGGCCGTGCACGAGCTCGGGCACGCGCTCGGGCTGGAACACGTGGACGACCCGACCCAGGTCATGTACCCCGAGGGGTCGCTCGACGTGCGGGACCTGGGCGACGGAGACCGGGAAGGGCTGGCGCTCGCGGGTCGCGGCGAGTGCCACACGGACACGTGA
- a CDS encoding L,D-transpeptidase family protein, translating to MSRTHGGPSARRAGALLSALLLSGTVLAGCSTESDPEAGATTPSGTSSTAASPSPSTTDGGAGEPSPEPSEEPSGTGKSGDPDQEPSGEASDEPSDDASGDASEDDDRDTGDDDAKDDDATDDDAAEAGEDEELPAYVAFGENSDRVADVQQRLRDLGYHITAVDGAYGGETQQALWALQKAGGLYRDGVVGPQTQSALDRGVVPGPQSSSGKVLEIDIARQLVLAVEDGRVVRTINAASGNGERFEAKGRTYTASTPRGDFRVYNQIDGMHSSTLELGDMWRPKYFNGAIAVHGSGSVPPFPASHGCVRVSNAAMNWIWDTWDAPPGTRVLVY from the coding sequence ATGTCCAGGACACACGGCGGGCCTTCCGCACGACGCGCGGGGGCACTGCTCTCGGCCCTTCTGCTGAGCGGCACGGTACTGGCCGGATGCTCCACCGAGAGCGACCCGGAGGCCGGGGCCACCACGCCGTCGGGCACGAGTTCGACAGCCGCCTCGCCGTCGCCGAGCACGACCGACGGCGGAGCCGGGGAACCGAGCCCCGAGCCCTCCGAGGAACCGAGCGGGACCGGGAAGTCCGGCGACCCGGACCAGGAGCCGTCCGGCGAGGCCTCCGACGAGCCGTCCGACGACGCGAGCGGGGACGCGAGCGAAGACGACGACCGCGACACCGGCGACGACGACGCCAAGGACGACGACGCCACGGATGACGACGCCGCGGAAGCCGGGGAGGACGAGGAGCTCCCCGCGTACGTCGCGTTCGGCGAGAACAGCGACCGCGTCGCGGACGTCCAGCAGCGGCTGCGGGACCTCGGCTACCACATCACGGCGGTCGACGGCGCCTACGGCGGCGAGACGCAGCAGGCCTTGTGGGCACTGCAGAAGGCGGGCGGCCTGTACCGGGACGGCGTCGTCGGGCCGCAGACGCAGAGCGCGCTCGACCGCGGGGTCGTGCCGGGGCCGCAGAGCTCGTCCGGCAAGGTGCTCGAGATCGACATCGCCAGGCAGCTCGTCCTGGCCGTCGAGGACGGCCGGGTGGTCAGGACGATCAACGCGGCGTCGGGCAACGGGGAGCGGTTCGAGGCCAAGGGCAGGACCTACACGGCATCGACGCCGCGCGGCGACTTCCGGGTGTACAACCAGATCGACGGCATGCATTCCTCGACGCTCGAGCTGGGCGACATGTGGCGGCCCAAGTACTTCAACGGCGCGATCGCGGTGCACGGGTCGGGCTCCGTGCCCCCGTTCCCGGCGTCCCACGGCTGTGTGCGCGTGTCGAACGCCGCGATGAACTGGATCTGGGACACCTGGGACGCGCCGCCCGGGACGCGCGTGCTCGTGTACTGA
- a CDS encoding UDP-N-acetylmuramate dehydrogenase: MTADQDVLPHSAVVPSLADLTTLRVGGPVSSYVEAATEQEFLDAVRAADETGTPLLVVGGGSNLLVADEGFDGVVVRDARRGLEVASADACGGAVVSAPAGQNWDELVREAVDAGWCGVEALSGIPGTVGAAPVQNIGAYGQEVSSTLASIRVWDRAQGRVRTITNSELGFGYRTSVLKRSMHASGRQEGEGDPLAPWYPTPRYVVLDVTFQMRLGTLSAPIAYAQLAARLGAEQGDRVPSQDVREAVLELRSSKGMVLDRPDAPDHDRWSAGSFFTNPIVPVELAERLPAPAPRFPVRRVVEPGQEATVDPTCVKTSAAWLIQHAGFAPGFGLIGEHSPARLSTKHTLALTNRGSARSEDLIALARAVRDGVRERFGITLVPEPVLVGVAL; encoded by the coding sequence GTGACCGCAGACCAGGACGTGCTCCCCCACAGTGCCGTCGTCCCGAGTCTCGCCGACCTCACCACGCTGAGGGTCGGCGGGCCTGTTTCCTCCTACGTGGAAGCGGCGACCGAGCAGGAGTTCCTCGACGCCGTGCGCGCGGCGGACGAGACCGGGACCCCGCTGCTCGTCGTCGGCGGCGGTTCGAACCTGCTCGTCGCCGACGAGGGATTCGACGGGGTGGTGGTCCGTGACGCCCGCCGGGGCCTGGAGGTCGCGTCCGCGGACGCGTGCGGCGGTGCCGTCGTCTCCGCGCCCGCGGGGCAGAACTGGGACGAGCTCGTCCGGGAAGCGGTCGACGCCGGCTGGTGCGGGGTGGAGGCGCTGTCCGGTATCCCGGGGACCGTCGGCGCGGCGCCGGTGCAGAACATCGGCGCCTACGGCCAGGAGGTCTCCTCGACGCTGGCCAGCATCCGTGTGTGGGACCGGGCGCAGGGGCGGGTGCGCACGATCACGAACAGCGAGCTCGGCTTCGGGTACCGCACGTCCGTCCTCAAGCGCTCCATGCACGCCTCCGGCCGCCAGGAGGGCGAGGGCGATCCGCTGGCACCGTGGTACCCGACGCCGCGTTACGTGGTCCTCGACGTCACGTTCCAGATGCGGCTCGGCACGCTGTCCGCCCCGATCGCCTACGCGCAGCTCGCGGCCCGGCTCGGCGCCGAGCAGGGGGACCGGGTGCCGTCCCAGGACGTGCGTGAGGCGGTGCTGGAACTGCGCAGCAGCAAGGGCATGGTGCTCGATCGCCCCGACGCGCCCGACCACGACCGGTGGAGCGCCGGCTCGTTCTTCACGAACCCGATCGTGCCGGTCGAACTCGCGGAGCGGCTGCCCGCGCCGGCGCCGCGCTTCCCGGTGCGCCGGGTCGTCGAGCCGGGACAGGAGGCCACCGTCGACCCGACCTGCGTGAAGACGAGCGCCGCCTGGCTCATCCAGCACGCCGGCTTCGCGCCGGGATTCGGACTGATCGGCGAGCACAGCCCCGCGCGGCTGTCCACGAAACACACCCTGGCGCTCACCAACCGGGGCAGCGCGCGTTCCGAGGACCTGATCGCGCTGGCCCGGGCGGTCCGCGACGGCGTCCGGGAACGCTTCGGCATCACGCTGGTCCCGGAACCGGTCCTGGTGGGCGTGGCGCTCTGA
- a CDS encoding protein kinase domain-containing protein — MPDDHDLEAAEPEREHDTQDAPDAAISPTAAAAGDASGEDPEADDRSADDRSADDGSADDRSADDRSADGAVAGDGSADAARPDPETADGEADDSDTDAGTTGDAGTASGAGAGDDVDGGTGAGTDAAGTDIDVDARGDAGADADTDAGTDTDADTDADTDSRADVAVDGDVAVDLEAGAGAGAGADAGAGADAGADHDRDPDGDVDDDRTQPDLAGRPTETERHGGRVVLGGRYELGDVLGTGATFTVYEARSIDEAEAGADDAWPLVVKVLHPHLVDDEFSRAALQREVTASARVDHPGVVRVLATGEDDVAGAVVPWTVMGRFPGALLSDTAASGGLPWQAALQIVADVLDGLAAVHAAGLVHRDIAPRNVMVDRHEDGTYGVGLLDLGLTAPGGGPGDGETVSGSIIGMSPEQAKGQPLDARSDLYSVGALTYYAITGHAPFERAAAQDVLRAHVEAPVPAVSARRPMVPASVDRIVARAMAKNPVRRYADATAMAAAVRTLLKGLDGPGVRPVVAPPPGNPTIDLAQVGSDQTEKLDQVGGGTLRVGQLSDADGGEARTTVVGAYVPASDAASTEVLPPAVPDAGGTRPPVGPSPVVTPEEGQPARRGRVVALVVASVLVFGAGGLALTSLLNSDWARTQAEDVTRESSKRSKPSPSPTVSSTDPAVPYVPETDPAPTEPSPSSTPSSSPSSSPSAPTGEPTGEPSDEPTDESTDEPTEEPADDVSEPADDGTASPPPDGDTGDGGTGDDGTGGGAGGGSDGGDGEAGA; from the coding sequence GTGCCCGACGACCACGACCTCGAGGCCGCCGAGCCGGAGCGCGAGCACGACACCCAGGACGCGCCGGACGCCGCGATCTCTCCGACCGCCGCGGCCGCCGGCGACGCCTCTGGCGAAGACCCCGAAGCCGACGACCGCAGCGCGGACGACCGCAGTGCCGACGACGGCAGTGCCGACGACCGCAGTGCCGACGACCGCAGTGCGGACGGCGCCGTCGCGGGTGACGGCAGCGCGGACGCCGCCAGACCCGACCCTGAGACCGCGGACGGCGAGGCCGACGACTCCGATACGGACGCCGGCACCACCGGCGATGCCGGAACTGCCTCCGGCGCAGGCGCAGGCGATGACGTAGACGGCGGCACAGGCGCAGGGACCGACGCAGCGGGCACCGACATCGACGTCGACGCACGCGGCGACGCAGGCGCCGACGCCGACACCGACGCAGGCACAGACACCGACGCCGACACAGACGCCGACACAGACTCACGCGCCGACGTAGCGGTGGACGGTGACGTAGCGGTAGACCTCGAGGCAGGCGCAGGCGCAGGCGCAGGCGCGGACGCAGGAGCCGGCGCGGACGCAGGCGCGGACCACGACAGAGACCCGGACGGCGACGTCGACGACGACCGCACCCAGCCCGATCTCGCAGGGAGGCCGACCGAGACGGAGCGGCACGGCGGCCGGGTCGTGCTCGGTGGGCGGTACGAGCTCGGCGATGTGCTGGGTACGGGCGCCACGTTCACGGTCTACGAGGCCCGTTCGATCGACGAGGCCGAGGCCGGGGCCGACGACGCGTGGCCCCTGGTGGTCAAGGTGCTGCACCCGCACCTGGTCGACGACGAGTTCTCGCGCGCCGCTCTGCAGCGTGAGGTCACCGCGTCGGCGCGAGTCGACCATCCGGGTGTCGTCAGGGTGCTGGCCACGGGGGAGGACGACGTCGCGGGCGCCGTCGTGCCCTGGACCGTCATGGGCCGGTTCCCCGGTGCCCTGCTCTCCGACACGGCCGCGAGCGGTGGGCTGCCCTGGCAGGCCGCCCTGCAGATCGTCGCCGACGTGCTGGACGGCCTCGCCGCGGTGCATGCCGCCGGGCTCGTCCACCGCGACATCGCGCCGCGCAACGTCATGGTGGACCGTCACGAGGACGGCACCTACGGCGTCGGGCTGCTCGACCTGGGGCTCACGGCGCCGGGCGGAGGTCCCGGGGACGGTGAGACGGTCTCCGGGTCGATCATCGGCATGTCGCCGGAGCAGGCCAAGGGGCAGCCCCTCGACGCGCGCAGCGACCTGTACTCGGTCGGCGCCCTCACCTACTACGCGATCACGGGGCACGCCCCGTTCGAGCGGGCCGCCGCCCAGGACGTGCTCCGGGCGCACGTCGAGGCGCCGGTTCCGGCCGTGTCCGCACGCAGGCCCATGGTGCCGGCGTCGGTGGACCGGATCGTCGCCCGGGCCATGGCGAAGAACCCCGTTCGCCGCTACGCGGACGCCACCGCGATGGCGGCCGCGGTCCGGACGCTGCTCAAAGGGCTCGACGGTCCCGGCGTCCGCCCGGTCGTCGCTCCGCCCCCGGGCAATCCGACCATCGACCTCGCCCAGGTCGGCAGCGACCAGACGGAGAAGCTCGACCAGGTCGGCGGAGGCACGCTCAGGGTCGGCCAGCTGTCCGACGCCGACGGCGGCGAGGCGCGCACCACCGTCGTCGGCGCCTACGTGCCGGCGAGTGACGCGGCGTCGACCGAGGTGCTGCCACCCGCCGTGCCGGACGCGGGCGGGACGCGCCCGCCGGTCGGCCCGTCGCCGGTCGTCACCCCCGAGGAGGGGCAGCCGGCCCGGCGCGGGCGTGTCGTCGCTCTCGTGGTGGCCTCCGTCCTCGTGTTCGGCGCCGGCGGGCTCGCCCTGACCAGCCTCCTGAACAGCGACTGGGCGCGGACGCAGGCCGAAGATGTCACCCGGGAGTCGTCGAAGAGGTCGAAGCCGTCGCCGTCGCCGACGGTGTCGTCCACGGACCCGGCGGTGCCCTACGTCCCGGAGACGGACCCCGCGCCGACGGAACCGTCGCCCTCCTCGACCCCGTCGTCGTCCCCGTCGTCGTCCCCGTCCGCGCCGACCGGGGAGCCCACCGGAGAGCCCTCGGACGAACCGACCGACGAGTCCACCGACGAACCCACCGAGGAGCCGGCGGACGACGTGTCCGAACCGGCGGACGACGGCACGGCGAGCCCGCCGCCGGACGGTGACACGGGTGACGGCGGCACGGGCGACGACGGAACCGGCGGTGGCGCAGGTGGCGGGTCCGACGGCGGCGACGGGGAGGCCGGTGCCTGA
- a CDS encoding LacI family DNA-binding transcriptional regulator has product MSRQSGSKPTLAKVAERAGVSVSTASLAFSGSGPITPQTRDRVLVAAKELDYSGPNPLGRQLRQGRSGIVGVVIGDQLGRSFRDPVAVQVMHGLVSSIGEQGMGVLLIPGEPQGARTPVVGGLGDAPESTAAVDPLVETAAMDVAVLVWGALTDEPNIAALQRRGVPIVIGEGAKVDDVPVVAIDDRSGTAEVVRHLVDLGHTRIAEIAMPFGRGERSGPVDAERLEQADRTPTRNRLAGVRDVIEPVMSWETPASLVEHGRDAATEILGEWAPASERPTAIVAHSDLLAAGAVIAARELGLRVPEDVSVAGFDGLDLPWLSPDVLTSVSQPLVEKGRSLGAAVAAVLAGDTPEDVLLTTTFQEGTTTGPVPDV; this is encoded by the coding sequence ATGAGCCGGCAGTCCGGCAGCAAGCCGACACTGGCGAAGGTCGCCGAGCGTGCGGGAGTGTCCGTGTCCACGGCGTCGCTCGCGTTCTCCGGCTCGGGCCCGATCACGCCGCAGACCCGGGACCGCGTCCTGGTCGCGGCCAAGGAACTCGACTACTCGGGGCCCAATCCGCTGGGCCGTCAGCTACGTCAGGGCCGCTCGGGGATCGTAGGCGTGGTCATCGGGGACCAGCTCGGCCGGTCTTTCCGCGATCCGGTGGCCGTGCAGGTGATGCACGGTCTGGTCTCGTCGATCGGGGAGCAGGGCATGGGCGTGCTGCTCATCCCGGGCGAGCCGCAGGGCGCCAGGACGCCGGTCGTCGGCGGGCTGGGTGACGCGCCGGAGAGCACGGCTGCCGTCGACCCGCTGGTGGAGACCGCCGCGATGGATGTCGCCGTGCTCGTGTGGGGCGCGCTCACGGACGAGCCGAACATCGCCGCCCTGCAGCGGCGCGGGGTGCCGATCGTGATCGGCGAGGGCGCGAAGGTCGACGACGTGCCGGTCGTGGCGATCGACGACCGCTCCGGCACCGCGGAGGTCGTGCGCCACCTGGTGGACCTGGGCCACACCCGGATCGCGGAGATCGCCATGCCGTTCGGTCGCGGCGAGCGGTCCGGCCCGGTCGACGCCGAGCGACTCGAGCAGGCGGACCGGACGCCGACCCGCAACCGTCTGGCGGGGGTGCGCGACGTGATCGAGCCGGTGATGTCCTGGGAGACGCCGGCCTCGCTCGTGGAGCACGGCCGCGACGCGGCCACCGAGATCCTCGGGGAGTGGGCACCGGCCAGCGAACGTCCGACGGCGATCGTGGCGCACTCCGACCTGCTGGCCGCCGGTGCGGTGATCGCCGCACGCGAGCTGGGGCTGCGCGTCCCGGAGGACGTGTCGGTGGCCGGCTTCGACGGACTGGACCTGCCGTGGCTGTCGCCGGACGTGCTGACGTCCGTCAGCCAGCCGCTCGTGGAGAAGGGCCGGTCGCTGGGCGCCGCCGTGGCCGCGGTGCTGGCCGGGGACACCCCGGAGGACGTGCTCCTGACGACCACCTTCCAGGAGGGCACGACGACGGGGCCGGTACCGGACGTCTGA